DNA from Thermococcus bergensis:
AGAGGCTATAAGAAGGGCTATGGGGCGTATAGGGATTAATGGAAAAGCCTTATGGCTAAGAAAGCCGGAGCAGCTGGGGGATGTGGATGCAATAATAATTCCCGGCGGAGAGAGCACAACAATTTCAAGGCTAATGATGAAGAACGGCCTTTTTGATAAAGTTAAAGAGCTTGGTGAAAGTGGACTTCCAATAATGGGAACATGTGCAGGACTGATACTTCTAGCAAAACATGTCAAAGGAGCTATCGATGGACAGAGGTTTCTCGAGCTTCTTGATGTCGAGGTCAGCAGAAATGCTTATGGTCGCCAAGTGGACAGCTTTGAAGCTACTGTAAGATTAACTTTCGATGAAAATCCATTTTTGGGCGTCTTCATAAGAGCCCCTCGTATCGTGGAAGTCTTTGGGAGAGCAAGACCTATAGGTTATTACAAGAACGAGGTTGTGGGAGTTGAACAAGACAGCTTAATTGGTTTAACTTTCCATCCCGAACTTACAGGAGACACTAGATTGCACGAATATTTTCTAAGAAAGGTCCTTTAGTTTTTACATTTTTCTGTAAAGATAAACCTTAAAAACTGTTAATTTTTACATTTTCTTGGTGATAGAATGGAGTTTAGAATCGCGACTTATGCCTCTCACTCAGCACTTCAAATACTTCATGGGGCGAGACAGGAGGGATTCAAAACACTTGCCTTTGGAAGAGAAAGAGTTAGACCACTTTACACTAAGTATTTTCCTGTTGCAGACGAATTCATTCCTCAAGAATACCCCGAAGAAGACCTGCTTAAGAGAAAAGCAATAATAGTCCCCACTGGCT
Protein-coding regions in this window:
- the pdxT gene encoding pyridoxal 5'-phosphate synthase glutaminase subunit PdxT, which codes for MKVGVIGVQGAVSEHIEAIRRAMGRIGINGKALWLRKPEQLGDVDAIIIPGGESTTISRLMMKNGLFDKVKELGESGLPIMGTCAGLILLAKHVKGAIDGQRFLELLDVEVSRNAYGRQVDSFEATVRLTFDENPFLGVFIRAPRIVEVFGRARPIGYYKNEVVGVEQDSLIGLTFHPELTGDTRLHEYFLRKVL